Proteins from one Staphylococcus saprophyticus subsp. saprophyticus ATCC 15305 = NCTC 7292 genomic window:
- a CDS encoding vWA domain-containing protein — MSDRFIKFNDEQLDAKQVMMLQDLARLLLKNDQTQVKIQKFPYYDPINNTLITSSFWSHRDIAIETTGLKTDVMLAAYGYQMMDEQIVNEVIHNTTFQHPKFFQQLFKLLEDQRILNAIARQRPSIQPAIQMRKEVRLNYTKTQIKVYKTKTTFTDLLFLHLEASFITEDFYDIPQIHPHIDDILNNMYMYLHNFFYNQSSEDNMYLAERIMYQIDDILKEDMLNEYYHLPKKVYEAIEALKFEDLTRTDASNSDGKSEEQSDDNTVSEDMESNHQDSASQGGAYLEMELHEGENSEVMGDNDNAREGDASDDMTDMQTKKGNGLTNNQIDDDEGGSVGHNQAFALKGINERVEIKWNIPDIEPQYVQAYKNVESDVQFEIKDLIQIIQKTIDREHVDERHNLTKGRLQKNLLNWFIDDQYKLFYKKQDLSQSFDATFTLLIDASASMQDKMEETIKGVVLFHETLKSLNVKHEILAFNEDAFDADDANQPNIIDEIISYDHSTLEKDGPRIMALEPQDDNRDGVAIRVGSERLMRRSHNQRFLIVFSDGEPSAYNYSQDGILDTYEAVEMSRKMGIEVFNVFLSQEPITEDIEQTIHNIYGQYALFVEGVENLPAQLSPLLKKLLLKSF, encoded by the coding sequence ATGAGTGATCGTTTTATAAAATTTAATGATGAACAATTAGACGCTAAGCAAGTCATGATGCTTCAAGATTTAGCCCGACTTTTATTAAAAAATGATCAAACACAAGTAAAAATACAAAAATTTCCATATTATGATCCAATAAACAATACCCTAATTACAAGTTCATTTTGGTCACATAGAGATATAGCAATAGAAACTACAGGATTGAAGACCGATGTCATGCTTGCTGCTTATGGTTATCAAATGATGGATGAACAAATCGTTAATGAAGTGATTCATAATACAACATTTCAACATCCAAAATTTTTCCAGCAACTATTCAAATTACTTGAAGATCAACGTATTTTAAATGCCATTGCAAGACAACGTCCATCGATTCAACCCGCTATTCAAATGCGTAAAGAGGTACGGTTAAATTATACGAAAACACAAATTAAAGTATATAAAACTAAAACCACTTTCACTGACTTACTATTTTTACATTTAGAAGCATCTTTTATAACTGAAGATTTTTATGATATTCCTCAAATCCATCCACATATTGACGATATTTTAAACAATATGTATATGTATTTGCATAATTTTTTCTATAATCAATCGTCTGAAGACAATATGTATTTAGCAGAAAGAATCATGTATCAAATTGATGACATATTAAAAGAAGATATGTTAAATGAGTATTATCACTTACCTAAAAAAGTATACGAAGCGATTGAGGCACTCAAATTCGAAGACTTAACAAGAACTGATGCCAGTAATTCAGATGGCAAATCAGAAGAGCAAAGTGATGACAATACAGTTAGTGAAGACATGGAATCTAACCATCAAGATAGTGCTTCTCAAGGTGGTGCCTATTTAGAAATGGAATTACATGAAGGTGAAAATAGTGAAGTCATGGGGGACAATGATAACGCACGCGAAGGTGATGCAAGCGATGACATGACTGACATGCAAACCAAAAAAGGGAACGGCCTAACCAATAATCAAATCGATGACGATGAGGGCGGTTCAGTCGGACATAATCAAGCTTTTGCATTAAAAGGCATCAATGAGCGAGTTGAAATTAAATGGAATATACCAGATATTGAACCACAATATGTACAAGCATACAAAAACGTTGAATCAGATGTTCAATTTGAAATAAAAGATTTAATACAAATCATCCAGAAGACCATAGACAGAGAACATGTTGATGAGCGACATAATTTAACTAAAGGCAGACTGCAAAAGAATTTATTAAATTGGTTCATTGATGACCAATACAAATTATTCTATAAAAAACAAGACTTAAGTCAATCTTTCGATGCTACTTTCACGCTACTTATTGATGCTTCAGCAAGTATGCAAGATAAAATGGAAGAAACAATCAAAGGGGTTGTCCTTTTTCATGAAACCTTAAAATCTTTAAATGTCAAACACGAGATTCTAGCCTTTAATGAAGATGCCTTTGATGCTGACGATGCTAACCAACCAAATATTATTGATGAAATCATTTCTTATGATCATTCAACATTAGAAAAAGATGGCCCAAGAATTATGGCGCTTGAACCCCAAGATGATAATAGGGACGGTGTCGCTATTAGAGTTGGAAGTGAGCGTCTAATGCGTCGCTCACATAATCAAAGATTTTTAATTGTATTTTCAGATGGTGAACCGTCTGCCTATAATTATAGTCAAGATGGTATCTTAGATACTTATGAAGCTGTTGAGATGTCTCGTAAAATGGGTATCGAAGTGTTTAATGTCTTCCTTAGTCAAGAACCTATTACAGAAGACATTGAACAAACAATCCATAATATCTATGGTCAATATGCTTTATTTGTTGAAGGTGTTGAAAATTTACCTGCACAATTGTCACCATTATTAAAAAAACTGTTGTTAAAGTCTTTTTAA
- the brnQ3 gene encoding branched-chain amino acid-like transporter carrier protein BrnQ3 → MNKNTWIIGFTLFAMFFGAGNLIFPPNLGLESGQYFWPSILAFALTGIGLPLLGVIVGALDKQGYIGSLNKISPKFSIIFLIIIYLTIGPLFAIPRTASTSFEMTVTPIANTNSNLALFIFTVIYFLIVLYLCINPSRMVDRIGSLLTPLLLITILAMIVKGFVDYGSNSHSQATDAFTSNFSGFSQGFTNGYLTMDAIAAIAFSMIVVNAVKATGVTHANKIFKQTLMAGIIAAVALMFIYISLGYIGNHMAVSQEKIASLTANDQNIGTYLLTTMASVGFGTFGKYLLGIIVALACLTTACGLVVAVSEYFHRIFPRISYKIYVIIFTLISFILANQGLNSVITMSVPVLSIVYPIAITSVLLILLARFVPTKPIAQQIPVAIVSIVSILSMIHTQGWIKLSFIDSLPLKSYSLEWFPIAIVTTIIGYIVAAMVKKQKPIVYEKE, encoded by the coding sequence ATGAATAAAAATACATGGATTATAGGTTTCACACTATTTGCAATGTTCTTTGGTGCAGGGAACCTCATTTTTCCACCAAACTTAGGCTTAGAAAGTGGGCAATATTTCTGGCCATCCATACTCGCATTTGCATTAACAGGTATTGGATTACCTCTGTTAGGTGTTATTGTAGGTGCATTGGATAAACAAGGTTACATTGGTTCATTAAATAAAATTTCACCTAAATTTTCAATCATATTCTTAATTATTATATATCTTACAATCGGACCACTATTTGCAATTCCACGTACTGCATCTACTTCATTCGAAATGACAGTTACGCCAATAGCAAATACGAATAGTAATTTAGCACTATTTATTTTCACAGTTATTTACTTCTTAATTGTTTTATATTTATGTATTAATCCTAGCAGAATGGTTGATCGAATTGGATCATTATTAACACCCTTACTATTGATCACTATCTTAGCAATGATTGTTAAAGGATTCGTTGATTACGGTAGTAATTCACATAGCCAAGCAACTGATGCTTTCACATCAAACTTCAGTGGTTTTTCACAAGGATTTACGAACGGATATTTAACAATGGATGCGATTGCTGCGATTGCTTTTTCAATGATTGTTGTAAATGCAGTAAAAGCAACGGGCGTCACACATGCAAATAAAATATTCAAACAAACATTGATGGCTGGTATTATTGCTGCCGTAGCACTTATGTTTATTTACATATCATTAGGCTACATCGGCAATCATATGGCAGTTTCTCAAGAAAAAATCGCGAGTTTGACTGCAAATGATCAAAATATCGGTACCTATTTATTAACTACAATGGCAAGTGTTGGATTTGGAACTTTTGGTAAATATTTATTAGGCATTATTGTTGCTCTTGCTTGTTTAACTACAGCTTGTGGTTTAGTCGTAGCAGTATCAGAGTATTTCCATAGAATTTTCCCAAGAATTTCATACAAAATTTACGTAATTATTTTCACATTAATTAGTTTTATCTTAGCTAATCAAGGCTTAAACTCTGTCATTACAATGTCTGTACCTGTATTGAGTATTGTTTATCCTATTGCGATTACATCCGTACTACTTATTTTATTAGCTCGTTTTGTACCAACAAAACCCATTGCACAACAAATACCAGTCGCTATCGTTTCTATTGTATCAATACTCAGTATGATCCATACACAAGGTTGGATAAAATTAAGCTTCATTGATAGTTTACCGTTAAAATCATATTCATTAGAATGGTTCCCAATCGCGATTGTAACTACAATTATTGGATATATTGTAGCGGCAATGGTTAAAAAACAAAAACCGATTGTGTATGAAAAAGAATAA
- a CDS encoding BCCT family transporter — protein sequence MKKKTRNIEESNNIKYSQWKEKLDWPVFLISGGILVLFVLMSSIFTKTTSTLVQKGFQLSITYFGAFWQVLLLATFAVGAFLAFSKYGRVRLGNASKPEMGYFRWAAIVITSGLGAGAIFWAAAEPMYYFIDVPPTMDPNIKNSSTQAIPAAMAQSFTSWGFTAWAVYGAVSGIIIMYAHYNKNMKMRPRTLLYPIFGSKIEKNKIGWMIDVFCILGAVAGTIGTIGFFGFQFSYWLHSIFGIPDNIITQILSVVGLMVVVTISATTGIDKGIQFLSKLNVWLALALAVFILLIGPGRFIIDTFISSYGVYLTHFLEISTFRGDDKWAGAWMLFFFGWFIGYGPLMGMLVARVSKGRTIREIFLLVSIVAAVVSHLWFSILGGSGLFYETKDSGAISNPLADNGLPAAVISIASHLPLGTALVIVLLLLTLIFVITTADTMSFSISMSVTGEGDPPKMIRLFWVVIMGVISIILINIGEGSINAIQSFIIITAVPISIIMLPAIWTAPKIAHKLAVEQKITTENKQDHTKDNILEERSSDNKH from the coding sequence TTGAAAAAGAAAACACGTAACATAGAGGAGTCGAATAATATTAAATATTCTCAATGGAAAGAAAAACTAGATTGGCCAGTATTTTTAATAAGCGGGGGCATACTTGTCTTATTTGTACTGATGTCATCAATATTCACTAAGACAACATCAACATTAGTTCAAAAAGGATTTCAGCTTTCAATTACATATTTTGGTGCTTTTTGGCAAGTTTTACTGCTAGCTACTTTTGCTGTTGGAGCATTTTTAGCTTTTTCCAAATACGGACGCGTAAGATTAGGTAATGCCTCTAAACCTGAAATGGGTTATTTCAGATGGGCTGCTATTGTAATAACATCTGGTTTAGGAGCTGGTGCGATTTTTTGGGCAGCAGCGGAACCAATGTATTATTTTATAGATGTACCGCCAACAATGGATCCAAATATTAAAAATAGCAGTACTCAAGCCATTCCGGCTGCCATGGCACAAAGCTTTACATCCTGGGGATTCACAGCATGGGCAGTTTATGGTGCAGTCAGTGGCATTATTATTATGTATGCACACTACAATAAAAATATGAAAATGCGTCCACGTACGCTGTTGTATCCAATCTTTGGAAGTAAAATTGAAAAGAATAAAATTGGATGGATGATCGATGTATTTTGTATTTTAGGTGCAGTTGCAGGTACAATTGGCACAATCGGCTTCTTTGGTTTCCAATTTAGTTATTGGTTACATAGTATATTTGGTATCCCAGATAATATTATCACCCAAATTTTATCTGTAGTTGGTTTAATGGTCGTTGTTACAATTTCTGCCACGACAGGTATTGATAAAGGGATACAGTTTTTAAGTAAACTTAATGTATGGCTTGCTTTAGCACTTGCCGTATTTATTTTATTAATAGGGCCTGGCCGTTTTATTATTGATACATTCATTTCTTCTTACGGCGTATATCTTACTCACTTTTTAGAAATTAGTACATTCAGAGGAGATGACAAATGGGCTGGAGCATGGATGTTATTCTTTTTCGGCTGGTTTATTGGTTACGGGCCATTAATGGGCATGTTAGTTGCACGTGTTTCAAAAGGGCGTACAATCAGAGAGATATTCTTACTCGTTTCTATAGTAGCTGCTGTTGTGTCGCACTTATGGTTCTCCATACTTGGTGGTAGTGGCCTCTTTTACGAAACTAAAGATAGTGGGGCGATTAGTAACCCATTAGCTGATAATGGACTGCCAGCAGCAGTTATATCAATCGCATCACATCTACCATTAGGTACTGCACTGGTCATTGTATTATTATTACTAACTTTAATTTTCGTAATCACAACTGCGGATACGATGTCATTCTCAATATCTATGTCAGTAACTGGAGAGGGAGATCCACCTAAAATGATTAGGCTCTTCTGGGTAGTCATTATGGGTGTTATTTCAATTATCTTGATAAATATTGGTGAGGGTAGTATTAACGCTATTCAATCATTTATCATCATCACCGCCGTTCCCATATCAATCATTATGTTACCGGCTATATGGACAGCACCAAAAATTGCTCATAAATTAGCTGTTGAACAAAAAATCACTACTGAAAATAAACAAGATCATACTAAAGATAACATTTTAGAAGAAAGATCTTCAGATAATAAGCACTAA
- a CDS encoding toxic anion resistance protein, with amino-acid sequence MAREQDSINSHPLDKYIDENSANESEIIKSSSQFSHEDQQKIDKLSKQIKPMDNDGLLNYGTEAQSNMSQFSHRILNEVKTTDVGPVGDSLNGLMSKLKSVNPEELNPENQSKLKRIFKRTKASVNEIFSKMQSVGSQIDRISIELDKHKNNLKKDIDMLDELYDMNKDYFDELSIYIEAAKHKQYVLQQDEIPKLREQAKSTGNQMDVQAASDMEQFVDRLDKRIYDLQLSRQIAIQTAPQIRMIQNVNQALAEKIQSSILTSIPLWKNQMSIALTLMRQRNAVSAQKAVTDTTNDLLLKNSELLKQNALATATENERGVVDIETLKTTQKDIIETIEQTLQIQEHGRTKRKQAESELNELETELQNQLLDMKENK; translated from the coding sequence ATGGCTAGAGAGCAAGACTCGATTAATTCGCATCCATTGGATAAGTATATTGATGAAAATTCAGCAAATGAGTCTGAAATTATAAAAAGTTCAAGTCAGTTTTCTCATGAAGATCAACAAAAAATTGATAAATTGAGTAAACAAATTAAACCAATGGATAATGATGGTTTGTTAAATTATGGTACGGAAGCGCAATCAAATATGTCACAATTCTCACACCGAATTTTAAATGAAGTCAAAACTACAGATGTGGGACCTGTAGGTGACTCATTAAACGGATTAATGAGTAAATTAAAATCGGTCAATCCAGAAGAATTAAATCCGGAAAACCAATCCAAGTTGAAGCGTATTTTTAAACGAACAAAGGCATCAGTTAATGAGATATTTTCAAAAATGCAATCTGTCGGTTCACAAATTGATCGTATCTCAATTGAACTAGATAAACATAAAAACAATTTAAAAAAAGATATAGATATGTTGGATGAATTGTATGATATGAATAAAGACTATTTTGATGAGTTATCAATATATATAGAAGCTGCTAAACACAAGCAATACGTTTTGCAACAAGATGAAATCCCTAAATTGAGAGAACAAGCGAAATCTACGGGAAATCAAATGGATGTGCAAGCTGCTTCTGATATGGAACAATTTGTTGATCGTTTAGATAAGCGTATTTATGATTTACAACTATCAAGACAAATTGCTATACAAACTGCCCCACAAATACGAATGATACAAAATGTGAATCAAGCACTTGCAGAAAAAATTCAAAGTTCAATATTAACGAGTATTCCATTATGGAAGAATCAAATGTCTATCGCACTGACATTAATGAGACAACGTAATGCGGTTTCTGCTCAAAAAGCAGTTACGGATACTACAAATGATTTATTACTAAAAAATTCCGAGCTGTTGAAACAAAATGCTCTAGCAACTGCTACTGAAAATGAGCGCGGAGTTGTGGATATTGAAACATTGAAAACAACGCAAAAAGATATCATTGAAACGATTGAACAAACGTTACAAATTCAAGAACATGGCCGTACGAAACGTAAACAGGCTGAATCAGAATTAAATGAACTTGAAACAGAATTACAAAATCAATTGTTAGATATGAAAGAAAATAAATAA
- a CDS encoding 5-bromo-4-chloroindolyl phosphate hydrolysis family protein, whose protein sequence is MRYNISRIFGTIIALPAAVIAWFASIFALDIYFILDVLVAAATFIVFYFPTQRLTSRKYLREIGLSRRDYHFVNGQLNNAQDKIRRIFKTFVNVRSIKDFKQVNEIYRISRAIYFAVKQRPGSFFKVESFFYSHIDNALNLIEAYTRLSKSPKKSKEEKQKLEQTRITLDEVKRTLVADLRRINDEDYSQLDIEMELNKIEQKRNK, encoded by the coding sequence TTGAGATATAATATTTCTCGTATTTTTGGGACAATTATTGCTTTACCAGCAGCAGTTATTGCTTGGTTTGCTAGTATCTTTGCATTAGATATATATTTTATTTTAGATGTATTAGTAGCTGCTGCAACATTTATTGTATTTTACTTTCCTACCCAACGTTTAACTTCTAGAAAGTATCTAAGAGAAATTGGTTTGTCTCGTCGAGATTATCATTTTGTAAATGGTCAATTAAATAATGCTCAGGATAAAATTAGAAGAATATTTAAAACATTTGTGAATGTTAGATCGATTAAAGATTTTAAACAAGTCAACGAGATATATCGTATATCCCGTGCAATATATTTTGCTGTTAAACAGCGACCAGGGTCATTTTTCAAGGTGGAGAGTTTCTTTTACTCTCATATAGATAATGCTTTAAATTTAATTGAAGCTTATACGAGATTATCTAAATCACCTAAAAAATCTAAAGAAGAAAAACAAAAATTAGAACAAACGCGCATCACATTAGATGAAGTGAAACGAACTTTGGTTGCTGATTTAAGAAGGATTAATGACGAAGATTATAGCCAGCTAGATATTGAAATGGAATTGAATAAAATTGAGCAGAAACGCAACAAATAA
- a CDS encoding acylphosphatase codes for MQRKHIKVFGMVQGVGFRYYTEKIAQKHNIVGTVENIDNYVDIYAQGDEPSLTEFINAVTEGASPASHVEDYTIEALDYDQSLKKFRTI; via the coding sequence ATGCAACGTAAACATATTAAAGTATTTGGAATGGTACAAGGCGTAGGTTTTCGTTATTATACAGAAAAAATAGCACAAAAACACAATATAGTTGGTACTGTTGAAAATATTGATAATTATGTTGATATTTATGCTCAAGGGGATGAGCCATCCTTAACTGAATTTATTAACGCTGTTACAGAAGGTGCCTCTCCAGCATCACATGTTGAAGATTACACAATAGAAGCATTAGATTATGATCAATCATTGAAAAAATTTAGAACGATATAA
- the msaA gene encoding regulatory protein MsaA, with product MWTVAKIRADYEGWWLFSDWTDQIVEQHNFETYDAMMAFYNALILKSKRHYDNYLVGKYNIHAFYNNCELGFCEDCDEDLQIFYSYIVLNNNEVYYNLPNIE from the coding sequence ATGTGGACAGTTGCAAAAATTCGAGCTGATTATGAAGGCTGGTGGTTATTTAGTGACTGGACTGATCAAATCGTGGAACAGCACAATTTCGAGACTTATGATGCAATGATGGCTTTTTATAATGCTTTAATTTTAAAAAGTAAACGCCACTATGATAATTACTTAGTCGGCAAATACAATATACATGCATTTTATAATAATTGTGAATTAGGATTTTGTGAAGATTGTGATGAAGATTTACAAATATTCTATAGTTATATTGTTTTAAATAATAATGAAGTTTATTATAATTTACCTAACATTGAATAA
- the cspA gene encoding cold shock protein CspA, translated as MKQGTVKWFNAEKGFGFIEVEGENDVFVHFSAINQEGYKSLEEGQSVEFEVVEGDRGPQAANVVKL; from the coding sequence ATGAAACAAGGTACAGTAAAATGGTTTAACGCTGAAAAAGGTTTTGGTTTTATCGAAGTTGAAGGAGAAAACGACGTATTCGTACACTTCTCAGCAATTAACCAAGAAGGTTATAAATCATTAGAAGAAGGTCAATCAGTTGAATTTGAAGTAGTTGAAGGCGACCGCGGTCCTCAAGCTGCAAACGTTGTAAAACTATAA
- the lysA gene encoding diaminopimelate decarboxylase, with amino-acid sequence MVVEYNSNGELTMGGTSLKTIAQSFGTPTFVYDEVQIRNQMRRYHEAFKQSGLAYNISYASKAFTCLQMVKLVQEEGLELDVVSEGELYTALEAGFDPKHIHFHGNNKTKHEIQYALESKVGYIVIDSLEEIVLIERYASEEIDVVLRLNPGVEAHTHEFIQTGQEDSKFGLSIKHGLAIQGIEKVRDTQKLNLKGVHFHVGSQIEGTEAMIETANIVINWLKANDIKVDLINLGGGFSIKYVEGDVSFPIEEGIAEITAAIKSIAEDADYPVPEIGIEPGRSIVGEAGITLYEVGTIKEIPQVNKYVSIDGGMSDHIRTALYDAKYEALLVNRNDPKDETVTIAGKLCESGDIIIKDAQLPSTVKRGDYLAILSTGAYHYSMASNYNQMQKPSVFFLKDGKAREVIKRQSLRQLIINDTK; translated from the coding sequence ATGGTAGTAGAATATAATAGCAATGGCGAACTTACAATGGGAGGCACAAGTCTAAAAACGATAGCGCAAAGTTTTGGGACCCCTACTTTTGTATATGATGAAGTACAAATTAGAAACCAAATGAGACGTTATCATGAAGCGTTCAAACAAAGTGGATTAGCATACAATATTTCATATGCATCAAAAGCATTCACATGTTTACAAATGGTTAAATTAGTACAAGAAGAAGGACTTGAATTAGATGTAGTGTCTGAAGGAGAATTATATACAGCATTAGAAGCTGGTTTCGATCCAAAACATATTCATTTTCACGGTAACAACAAAACAAAACATGAAATTCAATATGCTTTAGAAAGCAAAGTTGGTTACATTGTTATTGATTCATTAGAGGAAATCGTTCTGATTGAGCGATATGCAAGTGAAGAAATTGATGTTGTTTTAAGATTGAATCCTGGCGTTGAAGCCCATACGCATGAATTTATACAAACAGGCCAAGAAGATAGTAAATTTGGCTTATCAATTAAGCACGGCTTAGCTATTCAAGGTATTGAAAAAGTGCGAGATACTCAAAAATTAAACCTCAAAGGTGTTCATTTCCATGTTGGATCTCAAATTGAAGGCACAGAGGCTATGATTGAAACTGCTAATATTGTGATTAATTGGTTGAAAGCAAATGATATCAAAGTTGATTTAATTAACTTAGGCGGTGGCTTTAGCATTAAATATGTTGAGGGTGATGTAAGTTTCCCTATCGAAGAAGGTATCGCAGAGATTACTGCTGCTATTAAATCAATTGCCGAAGATGCAGATTATCCGGTACCAGAGATTGGTATCGAACCAGGTCGTTCAATTGTCGGTGAAGCAGGTATTACTTTATATGAAGTTGGAACAATCAAGGAAATTCCTCAGGTCAATAAGTATGTTTCCATTGATGGCGGTATGAGCGATCATATTAGAACAGCGCTTTATGATGCAAAATACGAGGCCTTATTAGTTAATAGAAATGATCCTAAAGACGAAACAGTAACAATCGCTGGTAAGTTATGTGAATCTGGCGATATTATCATAAAAGATGCCCAATTACCAAGCACAGTGAAGCGTGGCGATTATCTAGCGATACTTTCAACTGGTGCATACCATTATTCTATGGCATCTAATTATAATCAAATGCAGAAACCGTCTGTGTTTTTCTTAAAAGATGGTAAAGCAAGAGAAGTTATTAAACGTCAATCATTACGTCAATTAATTATCAATGATACTAAATAA
- a CDS encoding alanine racemase, translating into MTATWSVNRQLFKENAKNVKQDNQIMAVVKNNAYHYGLEFAVEQFLDIGINTFSTTSLKEAIRIRKLAPNATIFLMNAVYEFDKIRENQIQMTLPSLSFYYENINDLYDIQVHLEYENLLHRSGLKTLDEIKEVIHHHNQNKNEHKMHISGLWTHFGYADEFDVPDYNIERAAWLEIVDTLLDEGYEFEMIHAQNSASYYREQGVLPNHTHARIGIALYGSRPYSTINESDIQQSLTVKGNVIQVREVNAGEFCGYSFAFEATKNNTKLAVVDVGYGDGILKARAQHEALINHKRYPIRALMMSHMFVEVDDSVNAQDEVILYNNHIRVDEFTFKGVGANSEQLSAMNHDSLIKEYR; encoded by the coding sequence ATGACAGCCACATGGTCAGTAAACCGACAATTATTTAAAGAAAACGCTAAAAATGTTAAACAAGATAACCAAATAATGGCAGTAGTAAAAAATAATGCGTACCATTATGGACTTGAATTTGCAGTAGAACAGTTTTTAGATATAGGGATAAATACATTTAGTACCACATCACTTAAAGAAGCAATTCGAATTCGCAAATTAGCGCCAAATGCTACTATATTTTTGATGAATGCAGTTTATGAATTTGATAAGATACGTGAGAATCAGATTCAAATGACTTTGCCTTCCCTTTCTTTTTATTATGAAAATATTAACGACTTATATGACATACAAGTTCACTTGGAATATGAAAATTTATTACATCGTTCAGGTTTAAAGACACTTGATGAAATTAAAGAAGTCATTCACCATCATAATCAGAATAAAAATGAACATAAAATGCACATTAGTGGTTTGTGGACGCATTTTGGATACGCAGATGAATTTGATGTTCCAGATTATAATATAGAGCGCGCCGCGTGGTTAGAGATTGTAGATACGCTACTTGATGAAGGATATGAATTTGAGATGATACATGCACAGAATAGTGCAAGCTACTATCGTGAGCAAGGTGTATTACCTAACCATACGCATGCGCGTATTGGTATTGCATTGTATGGTTCTAGACCCTATAGTACAATCAATGAATCGGACATACAGCAATCGCTAACAGTTAAAGGTAATGTCATACAAGTGCGTGAAGTCAATGCGGGAGAATTTTGTGGTTACAGTTTTGCTTTTGAAGCGACAAAAAATAACACAAAATTGGCAGTCGTTGATGTTGGTTATGGTGATGGTATACTCAAAGCAAGAGCACAACATGAGGCTTTGATAAATCATAAGCGCTACCCTATTCGTGCGCTTATGATGAGTCATATGTTTGTAGAAGTTGATGACAGTGTCAATGCACAAGATGAAGTGATACTATATAATAACCATATACGTGTCGATGAATTTACTTTTAAAGGCGTTGGCGCTAATTCAGAACAATTAAGTGCAATGAATCATGACTCATTAATAAAGGAGTATAGATAA